ATCTATTACTGTGGGAGCGCTGATTGGAGCTTTAAGCGGCATACTGGTTGCCAAAATAAATATTCCTTCACTGATTGCTACTATGGGAATGGTCACTATAACCAGAGGTATACTGCTTTTGTATACAGGAGGTTATCCGGTTTCAGGATTTAGTGATGTACTTTCATATGTAGGAAACGGGTATTTTTTAGGAATTCCTATACCGGTTATTGTATTTTTTCTGGGAATGATATTGTCATATATAGTTTTGAGCTATACTAAATTCGGAAGATATGTGTTTGCTGTCGGCGGAAATGAAGGAGCAGCGAGGTTATCGGGAATTAATGTAGATAAATATAAAATACTTGTCTTTATTATAAATGGTTGTTTTGCAGCACTGGCAGGAATAATTCTTGTGTCAAGACTTGGCGCTGCCACACCTGTAGCAGGGGAAGGATATGAACTGGATGCAATAGCGTCTGCAGTTATCGGGGGAACAAGTGTGTCAGGT
This portion of the Sebaldella sp. S0638 genome encodes:
- a CDS encoding ABC transporter permease; this translates as MRLKAMHKINFKDYGVIIGFLLLCAIISFATPNFLTKTNILNLLRQSSIIGIIATGMTFVIISGNFDLSVGAIAALSGAITMTFLSGGHNLALAILASITVGALIGALSGILVAKINIPSLIATMGMVTITRGILLLYTGGYPVSGFSDVLSYVGNGYFLGIPIPVIVFFLGMILSYIVLSYTKFGRYVFAVGGNEGAARLSGINVDKYKILVFIINGCFAALAGIILVSRLGAATPVAGEGYELDAIASAVIGGTSVSGGEGKILMTIIGVLLISVISNGFNLLGVNIYFQYVFKGIIIVTAVGLDSYSKRKK